In Acidimicrobiales bacterium, the following are encoded in one genomic region:
- a CDS encoding acyl CoA--acetate/3-ketoacid CoA transferase subunit alpha, which produces MPDKLMTEDDVVAQLESGMTIGIGGWGSRRKPMSLVRAIARSNLEDLTIVTYGGPDVGVLCALGKVRRAVYGFVSLDSIPLEPHFRNARQQATIEFTELDEGAFYLGLLAAAHRVPFYPTRAGLGSDMLTMNPELRTVASPYPDEGGDHEELVAIPAFRLDAALVHMNRADAAGNGQFLGPDLYFDDLFAKAASRTYLSCEKVVPTENLLDEGTVHTLKIPRIFVDGVVEAPRGAHFTECPPDYGRDEAFQREYAATARDPEAWEAFREYYVEAPSHDEYLARVDARSDEGSES; this is translated from the coding sequence GTGCCGGACAAGTTGATGACCGAGGACGACGTCGTCGCCCAGCTGGAGAGTGGGATGACCATCGGGATCGGTGGCTGGGGATCCCGTCGGAAGCCCATGTCGCTGGTCCGGGCCATCGCCCGCTCCAACCTGGAGGACCTGACCATCGTCACCTACGGCGGGCCCGACGTCGGGGTCCTATGCGCACTGGGCAAGGTTCGCCGGGCCGTCTATGGCTTCGTCTCCCTGGACTCGATCCCCCTCGAACCCCACTTCCGCAACGCCCGCCAGCAGGCGACCATCGAGTTCACCGAACTGGACGAAGGAGCCTTCTACCTGGGGCTCCTGGCTGCCGCCCACCGCGTGCCCTTCTACCCGACCCGGGCCGGTCTGGGCAGCGACATGCTGACCATGAACCCGGAACTGCGGACCGTGGCCTCCCCGTACCCGGACGAGGGTGGCGACCACGAGGAACTTGTGGCCATCCCGGCCTTTCGCCTGGACGCCGCCCTGGTGCACATGAACCGGGCCGACGCCGCCGGCAACGGCCAGTTTCTTGGACCCGACCTTTACTTCGACGACCTGTTCGCCAAGGCGGCCAGCCGGACCTACCTGTCGTGCGAGAAGGTGGTGCCCACCGAGAACCTCCTCGACGAGGGCACAGTCCACACCCTGAAGATCCCCCGAATCTTCGTGGACGGCGTGGTGGAGGCCCCCCGGGGCGCCCACTTCACCGAGTGCCCACCCGACTACGGGAGAGACGAGGCCTTCCAACGGGAGTACGCGGCTACCGCACGCGACCCCGAGGCCTGGGAGGCCTTCCGGGAGTACTACGTGGAGGCCCCCAGCCACGACGAGTACCTGGCCCGGGTGGACGCCCGGTCCGACGAGGGGAGCGAGTCGTGA
- a CDS encoding S9 family peptidase, with protein sequence MAGAVGLAEVVVDGRDVWWAEGRPEEGGRTVVVRRSPDGTVADMVPPGVDVRTGVHEYGGGAWWVANGVLIHSDRSHERLVRRTPDSGPVLLTPEPDAPRALRYADGRTTPDGCWYVCVREAHPVDQAGGEPANELVAVATDGSMRVDVLATGADFVAWPRVSPDGTRLAWVRWNHPNLPWDDTELWVADLVADTEGCTLSNARCVAAGGESFFQPEWRSDGMLHVVTDRGDWWHVHRVDPDTGDLEALTGGEAEVATPQWVFGLSRYAFVGGDLWFVRREGGVDRLAVRRPDGTVDEVSVPSGDGPATSLGSLAAHGDGIIAVAAGWTTEPAVVAVDPSGVRTLRAPRDLGLDPTWFSRPEPVTFPTTGGEVAHAIIHPPTSPDHEGPAGERPPLLVLVHGGPTGSVRTQLQLAVTYWTSRGFAVADVDYRGSTGYGREYRHRLHAGWGILDVEDCVAVARHLADADRVDPDRLAIRGGSAGGFTVLAALTFHDVFTAGASRYGIGDLAALAADTHKFEARYLDRLVGRWPEDEAVYRERSPIHHVDRLSTPLLLLQGSEDAVVPPAQAHAMADALRDRGVPYALIEFPDEGHGFRKAANVIRAVEAELAFFADSFGFKPADDLPPLAVEGGGA encoded by the coding sequence GTGGCCGGCGCGGTCGGCCTAGCCGAGGTGGTGGTCGACGGTCGGGATGTTTGGTGGGCCGAGGGCCGGCCCGAGGAGGGTGGGCGGACCGTGGTGGTCCGGCGTTCGCCCGACGGCACAGTGGCCGACATGGTCCCGCCGGGCGTCGACGTGCGGACCGGTGTCCACGAGTACGGCGGAGGGGCCTGGTGGGTGGCCAACGGCGTCCTCATTCATTCCGACCGGTCCCACGAGCGGCTGGTGCGCCGGACGCCGGACAGTGGTCCCGTGCTACTGACCCCCGAGCCCGACGCCCCCAGGGCCCTGCGTTACGCCGACGGCCGGACCACACCGGACGGTTGCTGGTACGTGTGTGTTCGCGAAGCCCACCCAGTCGACCAGGCAGGTGGCGAGCCGGCCAACGAGTTGGTAGCCGTAGCCACCGACGGGTCGATGCGGGTCGACGTGCTCGCCACCGGCGCTGACTTCGTGGCCTGGCCCCGGGTCTCCCCGGACGGAACCCGCCTGGCCTGGGTTCGGTGGAACCACCCCAACCTGCCGTGGGACGACACCGAACTGTGGGTGGCCGACCTGGTTGCCGACACCGAGGGGTGCACCTTGTCCAATGCACGGTGCGTAGCCGCCGGGGGCGAGTCGTTCTTCCAGCCCGAGTGGCGGTCTGACGGGATGTTGCACGTGGTCACCGACCGGGGAGACTGGTGGCACGTGCACCGGGTGGACCCCGACACCGGCGACCTGGAGGCCCTGACCGGCGGCGAGGCCGAGGTGGCCACCCCCCAGTGGGTGTTCGGCCTGTCCCGGTACGCCTTCGTCGGCGGAGACCTGTGGTTCGTCCGCAGGGAGGGCGGCGTCGATCGCCTAGCCGTGCGGAGACCCGACGGCACCGTTGACGAGGTGTCAGTCCCGTCGGGAGACGGGCCGGCCACCTCACTAGGGTCGCTGGCCGCCCACGGGGACGGGATCATCGCCGTGGCTGCCGGGTGGACCACCGAGCCGGCCGTGGTGGCAGTCGACCCATCCGGGGTCCGCACCCTGCGGGCACCCCGCGACCTGGGCCTGGACCCCACCTGGTTTTCCCGCCCCGAACCGGTGACCTTCCCGACGACGGGGGGCGAAGTAGCCCACGCCATCATCCACCCGCCCACCAGCCCCGACCATGAGGGCCCAGCCGGCGAACGCCCCCCGCTGCTGGTGCTGGTCCACGGCGGCCCTACCGGCTCGGTGCGCACCCAACTGCAGCTGGCCGTGACCTACTGGACCAGCCGGGGATTTGCGGTGGCCGACGTCGACTACCGGGGTTCTACCGGCTACGGACGGGAGTACCGGCACCGTCTGCATGCCGGATGGGGGATCCTGGACGTCGAGGACTGTGTGGCCGTGGCCCGCCACCTGGCCGACGCTGACCGGGTCGACCCGGACCGCCTGGCCATCCGGGGCGGCAGCGCCGGCGGCTTCACCGTGCTGGCCGCCCTGACCTTCCACGACGTGTTCACCGCCGGGGCCAGCCGGTACGGGATTGGCGACCTGGCCGCCCTAGCCGCCGACACGCACAAGTTCGAGGCCCGCTACCTGGACCGCCTGGTTGGCCGCTGGCCTGAGGACGAAGCCGTCTACCGGGAGCGGTCGCCCATTCACCACGTGGATCGCCTGTCCACGCCCCTCCTGCTGCTCCAGGGCTCGGAGGACGCCGTGGTGCCGCCCGCCCAGGCCCACGCCATGGCCGACGCTCTGCGCGACCGAGGCGTGCCGTACGCCCTCATCGAGTTCCCGGACGAGGGCCACGGGTTCCGGAAGGCGGCCAACGTGATTCGGGCCGTAGAGGCCGAGCTGGCCTTCTTCGCCGACAGCTTCGGGTTCAAACCCGCCGACGACCTTCCACCCCTGGCCGTGGAGGGCGGCGGCGCCTGA
- a CDS encoding pyridoxal phosphate-dependent aminotransferase: protein MSTERLSRRISAIAESATMAVDAKAKALKAAGEPVIGFGAGEPDFATPTHIVEAAVAACLDPANHKYTPASGLLDLREALVDKTERDSGWRPELAEVLVTNGGKHAVYNTCATLLNPGDEVLLPAPYWTTYPESIALAGGTAVPLSTDTASGFRVTVDQLEAARTPATKALMFVSPSNPTGAVYPADEMEAIGRWAVEHDIWVIADEIYEHLIYDNHVHHSMRALVPELADHFVAVNGVAKTYAMTGWRVGWMIGPTDLIRAASNLQSHGTSNVANVSQRAALAAVTGDLTAVEEMRASFDRRRRRMVELLRAIDGVDLLTPQGAFYAFPDLTAFLGRKIGGRVATTTSELATIILEEAKVAIVPGEAFGAPGYARLSFALGDDDLGEGLTRMGDLLTS, encoded by the coding sequence ATGTCCACCGAACGCCTGTCCCGACGCATCAGCGCCATCGCCGAGTCGGCCACCATGGCCGTCGACGCCAAGGCCAAGGCTCTGAAAGCGGCCGGTGAGCCGGTCATCGGCTTCGGCGCTGGCGAACCGGACTTCGCCACCCCAACCCACATCGTGGAGGCTGCGGTCGCCGCCTGCCTGGACCCGGCCAACCACAAGTACACGCCGGCCAGTGGCCTGCTCGACCTCCGCGAGGCCCTGGTCGACAAGACGGAACGCGACTCGGGTTGGCGACCCGAGCTGGCCGAGGTGCTGGTCACCAACGGCGGCAAGCACGCCGTCTACAACACGTGCGCCACCCTGCTGAACCCCGGCGACGAGGTGCTGCTCCCGGCCCCGTACTGGACCACCTACCCGGAGTCCATCGCCCTGGCTGGGGGTACGGCGGTGCCCCTGTCCACCGACACGGCGTCCGGCTTCCGGGTCACCGTCGACCAGTTGGAAGCAGCCCGCACTCCGGCTACCAAAGCCCTGATGTTCGTCTCACCCTCCAACCCGACCGGTGCCGTCTACCCCGCCGACGAGATGGAGGCCATCGGCCGGTGGGCCGTGGAACACGACATTTGGGTCATCGCCGACGAAATCTACGAGCACCTGATCTACGACAACCACGTCCACCACTCGATGCGAGCCCTGGTCCCGGAGCTGGCCGACCACTTCGTGGCCGTCAACGGTGTGGCCAAGACATACGCCATGACCGGCTGGAGGGTGGGGTGGATGATCGGGCCAACCGACCTCATCCGGGCGGCCAGCAACCTGCAGTCGCACGGCACGAGCAACGTGGCCAACGTGTCCCAGCGGGCCGCCCTGGCCGCCGTTACCGGAGATCTGACCGCCGTCGAGGAGATGCGGGCCTCGTTCGACCGCCGGCGCCGACGGATGGTCGAACTGCTGCGGGCCATCGACGGTGTGGACCTACTCACCCCGCAGGGCGCCTTCTACGCCTTTCCCGACCTGACGGCCTTCCTGGGGCGGAAGATCGGTGGCCGGGTGGCCACCACCACCTCGGAGCTGGCGACCATCATCCTGGAGGAGGCCAAGGTAGCCATCGTGCCCGGCGAGGCCTTTGGCGCCCCCGGCTACGCCCGGCTGTCGTTCGCCCTGGGCGACGACGACTTGGGCGAAGGTCTCACCCGCATGGGTGACCTGCTCACCTCCTGA
- a CDS encoding acyl-CoA dehydrogenase family protein, whose translation MDLRFSPSQEAFRDEVRGWLADNLPAEPLPPMDTPEGFERHRQWERELHEARWSVVSWPEAYGGRDVGLVEWLIFEEEYYRSGAPGRVNNNGISLLGPTLFAFGTEAQKDRFLPRMASGEEIWAQGWSEPNAGSDLAAIATRGIRDGEWFVLDGQKTWCSRGAWADWLFCIVRTDQSAERHRGLSYLLVPADSEGLDRRPVGRLDGEPAFAELFFDQCRVHESNLLGDEGQGWNVAMATTSSERGLNLRAPGRFLAAADRLADLYRELVGDGSTDSDLVDEVVRAWVGARAYRWHTYATAARLASGGDLGSASSMMKVFWSELDVELHATALRLLGDRAELVAGAPAAVDGGSWMSGYLFALSGPIYAGTNEIQRNIIAERVLGLPRK comes from the coding sequence GTGGACCTCCGATTCAGCCCATCCCAGGAGGCCTTCCGCGATGAGGTCCGTGGGTGGCTAGCCGACAACCTCCCGGCCGAGCCGCTCCCCCCGATGGACACGCCGGAGGGCTTCGAACGGCACCGCCAGTGGGAACGGGAACTGCACGAGGCCCGGTGGTCGGTGGTGTCCTGGCCCGAGGCCTACGGCGGCCGCGACGTCGGCCTGGTGGAGTGGCTGATCTTCGAGGAGGAGTACTACCGGTCGGGAGCCCCAGGCCGGGTCAACAACAACGGCATCTCGCTGCTCGGCCCAACCCTGTTTGCCTTCGGCACCGAAGCCCAGAAGGACCGCTTCCTGCCCCGCATGGCCTCCGGAGAAGAGATCTGGGCCCAGGGGTGGTCGGAGCCCAACGCCGGCAGCGACCTGGCGGCCATCGCTACCAGGGGCATCCGCGACGGCGAGTGGTTCGTCCTGGACGGCCAAAAGACCTGGTGTTCTCGGGGGGCCTGGGCCGACTGGCTGTTCTGCATCGTGCGGACCGACCAGTCGGCCGAGCGCCACCGCGGCCTGTCATACCTGCTGGTTCCGGCGGACTCCGAGGGCTTGGACCGCCGCCCGGTGGGCCGGCTGGACGGCGAGCCGGCGTTCGCCGAGCTGTTCTTCGATCAGTGCCGGGTGCACGAGTCCAACCTGCTGGGCGACGAGGGCCAGGGCTGGAACGTGGCCATGGCCACCACGTCTAGCGAACGGGGCCTGAACCTGCGGGCCCCCGGACGCTTCCTGGCTGCTGCCGACCGTCTAGCCGACCTCTACCGGGAACTAGTAGGGGATGGCTCGACCGACTCCGACCTGGTTGACGAGGTGGTCCGGGCCTGGGTCGGGGCCCGAGCCTACCGATGGCATACCTACGCCACGGCGGCCCGGCTGGCCAGCGGCGGCGACCTGGGATCAGCCTCCTCAATGATGAAGGTGTTCTGGTCGGAACTGGACGTGGAACTCCACGCCACGGCACTGCGACTGCTCGGCGACCGGGCCGAACTAGTGGCCGGCGCCCCAGCCGCCGTGGACGGTGGTTCGTGGATGTCGGGCTACCTGTTCGCCCTGTCCGGCCCGATCTACGCCGGCACCAACGAGATCCAGCGCAACATCATCGCCGAGCGAGTCCTCGGCCTGCCCCGGAAGTGA
- a CDS encoding nitronate monooxygenase, with the protein MSTTTPGTADRRLHTAFCDLVGVRYPIIQTGMGWVSGSRLTAATARAGGLGIIAAVPMTFDQMVAAIDEVREATDAPFGVNLRADAGDIDRRVEHLVAAEVRVASFAQAPGRDTVERLRSAGVIVVPTVGARRHAEKVAEWGVDAVLAQGAEGGGHTGVVPTAVLVPQVLDAVDVPVIAAGGITDGRGLAAALAWGASGVAMGTRFLLTSDSDVPDAVKALYLATPVTGTVVTRAIDGAPQRVVATDMVARLERARLLAFPRAAANALRFRRLTGTSLRDLLAEGLRMKRGGDLTWSQVAMAANAPMLTRATMVDGHPEVGILPTGQGVGAIDDLPSCAELIDRMVAGATEALDRLCAPDPDGG; encoded by the coding sequence GTGTCCACCACGACCCCCGGCACCGCCGACCGGCGCCTCCACACCGCGTTCTGCGACCTGGTGGGCGTCCGGTACCCGATCATCCAGACCGGCATGGGTTGGGTGTCCGGCTCCCGGCTTACCGCAGCCACCGCCCGGGCCGGCGGCCTGGGGATCATCGCTGCCGTCCCGATGACCTTCGACCAGATGGTCGCCGCCATCGACGAGGTCCGGGAGGCCACCGACGCTCCGTTCGGCGTCAACCTCCGGGCCGACGCCGGCGACATCGACCGACGGGTCGAGCACCTCGTTGCCGCCGAGGTGCGGGTGGCCTCGTTTGCCCAGGCCCCCGGTCGGGACACCGTGGAACGTCTGCGGTCGGCCGGCGTGATAGTTGTCCCCACTGTCGGCGCCCGACGCCACGCCGAGAAGGTGGCCGAGTGGGGCGTGGACGCCGTGCTGGCTCAGGGCGCCGAGGGAGGAGGTCACACCGGTGTGGTGCCCACCGCCGTGCTCGTCCCCCAGGTGTTGGACGCCGTGGACGTTCCGGTCATCGCCGCCGGCGGCATCACAGACGGCCGCGGCCTGGCCGCCGCCCTAGCTTGGGGCGCCTCCGGAGTCGCCATGGGGACCCGCTTCCTGCTGACCAGCGACAGCGACGTCCCAGACGCCGTCAAGGCCCTCTACCTGGCTACCCCGGTAACCGGCACCGTGGTTACACGGGCCATCGACGGTGCCCCGCAGCGGGTGGTGGCCACCGACATGGTGGCCAGGCTGGAGCGGGCCCGCCTGCTGGCCTTCCCTCGGGCAGCGGCCAACGCCCTGCGCTTCCGCCGGCTGACCGGGACGTCCCTCCGTGACCTACTGGCCGAGGGCCTACGGATGAAGCGGGGAGGCGACCTGACCTGGAGCCAGGTGGCCATGGCCGCCAACGCCCCGATGCTCACCCGGGCCACCATGGTTGACGGCCACCCCGAGGTAGGAATCCTGCCCACCGGGCAGGGTGTCGGCGCTATCGACGACCTTCCCAGTTGTGCCGAACTGATCGACCGCATGGTGGCCGGGGCCACCGAGGCCCTCGACCGCCTGTGCGCTCCCGACCCTGACGGCGGCTAG
- a CDS encoding PaaI family thioesterase, with protein MDDLPADGATSRRAGWDLADEVRSLIAAVNRSAADPGALEAAREYVAAARRALEAPDRRRWYEVPVDEIDDDLAVRLREEAGDHSLFRGDRNPLAPPLRVTTGTDDDGQPVIIGEVLLDRSREGPPARVHGGYVAGLFDDVLSGVPSLVDAGPVVTGRLSIRYRQPTPLDVDLRFEARVVRHSGRRLVARARCLAPRADGGQDVTAEAEALFVSIPRRSQEAAGGTTEGDG; from the coding sequence ATGGATGACCTCCCCGCCGACGGCGCGACGTCTCGCCGTGCCGGGTGGGACCTGGCCGACGAGGTCCGGTCCCTGATCGCCGCCGTGAACCGGTCGGCAGCAGACCCCGGGGCGCTAGAGGCGGCCCGCGAATACGTCGCGGCGGCCCGTCGGGCCTTGGAGGCCCCCGACCGCCGCCGGTGGTACGAGGTTCCCGTCGACGAGATCGACGACGACCTCGCGGTTCGCCTGCGAGAGGAAGCCGGCGACCACAGCCTCTTCCGGGGGGACCGGAACCCGCTGGCCCCACCGCTGCGGGTGACCACCGGTACCGACGACGACGGCCAGCCGGTGATCATCGGCGAGGTCCTCCTAGACCGGTCCCGAGAGGGTCCCCCAGCCCGGGTCCACGGCGGCTACGTGGCCGGACTGTTCGACGACGTCCTGAGCGGGGTTCCCAGCCTGGTTGACGCCGGACCGGTGGTCACCGGGCGCCTGTCCATCCGATACCGGCAGCCCACCCCGTTGGACGTCGACCTGCGGTTCGAGGCCCGGGTGGTCCGTCACTCCGGTCGCCGCTTGGTGGCTCGGGCCCGCTGCCTGGCCCCTAGGGCCGACGGAGGCCAGGACGTCACAGCCGAGGCCGAAGCGCTCTTCGTGTCCATCCCCCGGCGTTCCCAGGAGGCCGCCGGTGGGACCACGGAGGGCGACGGGTGA
- a CDS encoding acyl-CoA/acyl-ACP dehydrogenase: MDATFSDDQRLFAETLRDILDGTCPPEAVRASWDDPAGWVDGLWDTLAATGVLGLTAPGSCDGLGMDEVDLVLLLEELGRAACPEPVAEHAAVAVPLLRDHGSDKLVGEWLGRAATGNAVVTVASPVDDLVPAAAQADLILLAADGALHAVPADRLACVEQESVDRSRRLASVDWTPAPDTLLSDDSAVVDRCVDRGAWAAAAQAVGVAQRLLDLTVAYVADREQFGRPVGANQAVKHHCAEVAIALEFARPLVHLAAWSLAAGESPEESGSVAVDASMAKAAASDAVDRACRSALQCHGAIGYTIEYDLQLWLKRGWVLAASWGDARWHRRRIATRLGLSA; the protein is encoded by the coding sequence ATGGACGCCACCTTCTCCGACGACCAGCGCCTGTTCGCTGAGACCCTCCGCGACATCCTGGACGGCACCTGCCCGCCAGAAGCCGTGCGGGCCTCCTGGGACGACCCTGCCGGTTGGGTCGACGGCCTGTGGGACACGTTGGCGGCGACCGGCGTACTGGGCCTCACAGCTCCCGGGTCGTGCGACGGGCTGGGCATGGATGAGGTCGACCTGGTCCTCCTGCTGGAAGAACTGGGCCGTGCCGCCTGTCCAGAGCCGGTGGCCGAGCACGCAGCGGTTGCCGTTCCCCTCCTCCGCGACCACGGTTCAGACAAGCTGGTCGGGGAGTGGCTTGGACGGGCGGCCACCGGCAACGCGGTCGTGACCGTTGCCTCGCCTGTCGACGATCTTGTCCCGGCTGCCGCACAGGCCGACCTGATCCTGTTGGCCGCCGACGGTGCACTCCACGCCGTACCCGCCGACCGGCTGGCCTGCGTCGAACAGGAGAGCGTGGACCGTTCCCGCCGCCTGGCCAGCGTGGACTGGACGCCGGCACCCGACACGCTGCTGTCCGACGATTCGGCAGTCGTCGACCGTTGCGTGGACCGCGGCGCCTGGGCGGCCGCCGCCCAAGCCGTCGGCGTGGCCCAGCGACTCCTAGACCTGACCGTGGCCTACGTGGCCGACCGGGAGCAGTTCGGCAGGCCAGTGGGGGCCAACCAGGCCGTCAAACACCACTGCGCCGAAGTGGCCATCGCCCTGGAGTTCGCCCGGCCCCTCGTCCACCTGGCCGCCTGGTCGCTGGCCGCGGGGGAGAGCCCGGAGGAGAGCGGGTCGGTGGCCGTCGACGCGTCGATGGCCAAGGCTGCCGCCTCCGACGCCGTAGACCGGGCCTGCCGGTCAGCCCTCCAGTGCCACGGCGCCATCGGCTACACCATCGAGTACGACCTCCAACTGTGGCTGAAGCGAGGCTGGGTGCTGGCCGCCTCGTGGGGCGACGCACGCTGGCACCGCCGTCGGATTGCCACCCGACTGGGCCTTTCCGCCTGA
- a CDS encoding CoA-transferase, with product MSPVAIDEICAVAIAEAFRGDGEILCNPIGTTPIIGGRLARATFEPDMVMTDTISVLAANTLPVGDPDAERLVEAWMPYRDIFDVVWSGRRHIVMGASQIDARGNQNLAAIGDWRKPKAQLLGLRGAPGNLVNHATTYWVPNHSTRTFVPEVDVVSGPGYDRVAGLSAAVRDRHEIRRVVSNLGVFDFANDEKRMQLVSVHPDVTVDHVVEATGFELVVGDEVGQTRLPTDEELRLIREVIDPHGLRKAEFGN from the coding sequence GTGAGCCCGGTCGCCATCGACGAGATCTGTGCGGTGGCCATCGCTGAGGCCTTCCGGGGCGACGGCGAGATTCTCTGCAACCCCATCGGTACCACGCCGATCATTGGCGGACGCCTGGCCCGGGCCACCTTCGAGCCCGACATGGTCATGACCGACACGATCTCCGTACTGGCCGCCAACACCCTGCCGGTAGGAGACCCAGACGCCGAGCGGCTGGTCGAGGCTTGGATGCCCTACCGAGACATCTTCGACGTGGTGTGGTCGGGCCGCCGCCACATTGTCATGGGGGCCAGCCAGATCGACGCCCGCGGTAACCAGAACCTGGCTGCAATCGGAGACTGGCGAAAGCCCAAGGCCCAGTTGCTGGGCCTACGCGGTGCCCCAGGGAACCTGGTCAATCACGCCACCACCTACTGGGTGCCCAACCACTCCACCCGGACCTTCGTTCCCGAGGTCGACGTGGTGTCCGGGCCGGGTTACGACCGGGTGGCCGGCCTGTCGGCCGCCGTGCGGGACAGGCACGAGATCCGGCGGGTGGTGTCCAACCTGGGTGTTTTCGATTTTGCCAACGATGAGAAGCGGATGCAGCTCGTATCCGTGCACCCCGACGTCACCGTGGACCATGTGGTGGAGGCCACCGGGTTCGAGCTGGTCGTCGGTGACGAGGTCGGTCAGACCCGCCTACCTACCGACGAGGAGCTCCGCCTCATCCGGGAAGTCATCGATCCCCATGGTCTACGCAAGGCCGAGTTCGGCAACTGA
- a CDS encoding hemolysin III family protein, with protein sequence MLPRPRWRGVMHRVAVPATVVAGGWLVSTAPAGRDRVGAAVFVAGALLMFVASSLVHLRRWPIPVWEGLFRFDHAAIFVLIAASATPIGVSVLEGRSATLLLWAVWIGAAIGVGLRLLPFHPPKGLMNSLFLALGWVPIVVAPDLFRGLEPLAILLVVVEGLLYSGGALMLGARWPDPYPEVFGYHEVWHTLVTTAVAAHFGVVALVVTA encoded by the coding sequence GTGCTGCCGCGACCCCGCTGGCGCGGCGTGATGCACCGGGTCGCCGTCCCGGCCACTGTGGTGGCTGGTGGTTGGCTGGTGTCGACGGCCCCGGCGGGTCGCGACCGGGTAGGGGCCGCGGTCTTCGTGGCTGGCGCCCTCCTCATGTTCGTGGCTAGCAGCCTGGTTCACCTGCGGCGGTGGCCGATCCCGGTCTGGGAGGGGCTCTTCCGCTTCGACCACGCGGCCATCTTCGTGCTGATCGCGGCCAGCGCCACCCCGATTGGGGTGAGTGTCCTGGAGGGTCGGTCGGCCACCCTGCTCCTGTGGGCGGTGTGGATCGGGGCGGCCATCGGGGTGGGCCTGCGTCTGTTGCCCTTCCACCCTCCGAAGGGGCTGATGAACTCCCTGTTCCTGGCCCTGGGCTGGGTGCCGATCGTGGTTGCGCCGGACCTGTTCCGCGGCCTCGAACCGCTGGCCATCCTGCTGGTGGTGGTGGAGGGGCTCCTATACAGCGGCGGCGCCCTGATGCTCGGCGCCCGGTGGCCGGACCCGTACCCGGAGGTGTTCGGCTACCACGAGGTCTGGCACACACTGGTCACCACGGCGGTGGCCGCCCACTTCGGGGTGGTGGCCCTCGTGGTCACCGCCTGA
- a CDS encoding AzlC family ABC transporter permease, with translation MPPHRRDGFLLAAACFLIGVTFGVFADSTGLGLGKASALSVLTFTGASQFAAVSVVAGGGTTVAAVGSALLVGARNALYGPVLSPSLRDGPLRRALAAHFVIDETTAVASVQPDAERSRDAFWFTGLWLFAFWNVGTLLGVALGGTFDDPGVLGLDAAFPAAFVALLVPHVRTRPGWTAALGGGAIAVVAVPTTAAGVPMLLAALAVLPGLWIRRSRLAGPGGEDGT, from the coding sequence ATGCCGCCGCACCGACGCGACGGCTTTCTACTGGCTGCGGCCTGCTTCCTGATCGGCGTCACCTTCGGGGTGTTCGCTGACAGCACCGGCCTGGGACTAGGGAAGGCCTCAGCGCTCTCGGTACTGACCTTCACCGGGGCCTCCCAGTTCGCGGCCGTGTCGGTAGTGGCCGGCGGCGGGACGACGGTGGCCGCCGTAGGCAGCGCCCTGCTGGTCGGGGCCCGCAATGCCCTCTACGGACCGGTGCTCTCCCCGTCACTGCGAGACGGGCCACTGCGGCGGGCCCTGGCCGCCCACTTCGTGATCGACGAGACGACGGCGGTGGCCAGCGTCCAACCGGACGCCGAACGATCCCGGGACGCCTTCTGGTTCACTGGCCTGTGGCTGTTCGCCTTCTGGAACGTCGGCACACTGCTCGGGGTGGCCCTCGGCGGGACGTTCGACGACCCGGGCGTCTTGGGGCTGGACGCCGCCTTCCCGGCCGCATTCGTGGCCCTGCTGGTGCCCCACGTCCGAACCCGGCCCGGGTGGACCGCTGCCCTGGGGGGTGGGGCCATCGCGGTGGTGGCCGTGCCGACCACTGCGGCTGGGGTTCCCATGCTGCTGGCCGCCCTGGCCGTGTTGCCTGGGCTATGGATCCGACGGAGCCGGCTGGCGGGACCGGGCGGGGAAGACGGGACGTGA